A stretch of Calditrichia bacterium DNA encodes these proteins:
- a CDS encoding nicotinate phosphoribosyltransferase, with product MKNADRQTAEGILFTDQYQLTMAQVYFRMGLHEKEAQFDHFFRKYPNYGSHQAGYCINAGLEWLLDWIDESHFRDIDIEYLRGQKNRTGKRVFEDDFLNWLRTDFTFQRLHIRAIPEGRVVHPHVPLTVVRGPLAIAQILETALLNQLNFQTLIATKAARIREIGHGQLMMEFGLRRAHERGANAGARAALIGGADFTSNVGISHVLGLQPKGTHAHSMIQAFIALGQTELDAFRAYAEIYPDDCLLLVDTINTLESGIPNAIKVFEELRKNGHQPVGVRLDSGDLAYLAIQVAKMLNDANFPDVAIVLSNNLDELVIWQIVTQIKEEAPRYGVDARNLLKRLVYGVGTRLITSEGSPSLGGVYKLVALKNGGGWQPAIKISETPDKTPNPGNKLVWRVYDSRGKATADLLALADETPADNKKLVLRSPLDHTKKRTLQKEDVSVVEPLLVDVLKDGQQIYECPPLDKLREQRVRDVERLDPGIRRLISPHIYHVSISQKLWRTKESLIQKISEMPDEQNGD from the coding sequence GTGAAAAACGCAGATCGCCAAACCGCAGAAGGCATTTTGTTTACCGACCAATATCAATTGACGATGGCGCAGGTGTATTTCCGGATGGGATTGCACGAAAAAGAGGCGCAATTTGACCATTTTTTCCGGAAATATCCCAATTATGGGAGTCACCAGGCGGGGTATTGCATCAATGCCGGATTGGAATGGCTGTTGGACTGGATTGACGAATCGCATTTTCGTGACATCGATATCGAATATTTGCGCGGACAAAAAAATCGCACCGGAAAGCGTGTTTTCGAAGATGATTTCCTCAATTGGCTGCGAACGGATTTCACATTTCAGCGATTGCATATTCGTGCGATTCCGGAAGGTCGGGTGGTGCATCCGCATGTGCCACTAACGGTGGTTCGCGGCCCATTGGCGATCGCCCAGATTTTAGAAACAGCATTGCTTAACCAATTGAATTTTCAGACACTTATCGCCACAAAAGCAGCGCGAATCCGTGAAATCGGTCACGGGCAGTTGATGATGGAATTCGGGTTGCGGCGTGCCCACGAACGCGGCGCCAACGCCGGCGCACGGGCCGCTCTCATCGGCGGTGCGGATTTTACCTCAAATGTCGGCATTTCGCACGTGCTCGGATTGCAACCGAAAGGCACCCACGCCCACAGCATGATTCAGGCGTTCATCGCACTCGGGCAAACCGAACTGGACGCATTTCGGGCGTACGCAGAAATTTATCCCGACGACTGTTTGCTGTTGGTTGATACGATTAACACGCTGGAAAGCGGGATTCCCAACGCCATCAAAGTGTTCGAAGAATTGCGCAAAAACGGGCACCAGCCGGTTGGTGTGCGGCTGGATTCCGGCGACCTTGCCTATCTGGCGATTCAGGTTGCCAAAATGCTCAACGATGCCAATTTTCCGGACGTCGCGATTGTTTTGTCCAACAATCTGGATGAACTTGTGATTTGGCAGATTGTCACCCAAATTAAAGAAGAAGCACCGCGATACGGCGTCGATGCCCGGAATTTGCTAAAGCGACTGGTTTATGGCGTCGGCACGCGATTGATTACATCCGAAGGATCGCCCAGTTTGGGCGGTGTTTACAAATTGGTTGCCCTGAAAAATGGCGGCGGCTGGCAACCGGCCATCAAAATTTCCGAAACGCCTGATAAAACGCCAAATCCCGGAAACAAGCTGGTGTGGCGCGTTTATGATTCGCGTGGCAAAGCCACCGCAGATTTGCTGGCGCTGGCGGATGAAACGCCCGCGGACAACAAAAAACTGGTGCTCCGTAGTCCGCTCGATCACACCAAAAAACGAACGCTGCAAAAAGAAGATGTTTCTGTCGTTGAGCCATTATTGGTTGATGTGTTGAAAGATGGCCAACAAATTTACGAATGTCCACCGCTCGATAAACTTCGCGAACAGCGCGTTCGTGACGTCGAGCGGTTGGACCCCGGTATTCGCCGGTTGATCAGCCCGCACATTTACCACGTTTCTATCAGCCAAAAATTGTGGCGAACCAAAGAAAGCCTCATCCAGAAAATCTCAGAAATGCCGGATGAACAAAATGGCGATTGA
- a CDS encoding ABC transporter ATP-binding protein, which translates to MSIIRTENLEKTYQDNGVPVKALRSVSMTIEPGEFTVIAGPSGSGKTTLLNLIGALDVPTAGTVMLENAVLAELSRDQLSDLRLRKIGFVFQAYNLIPVLSAIENVEFTMVLSGVSEKDRTERAMKVLNELGIGELANKRPNEMSGGQQQRVAVARAIVNDPALVLADEPTANLDSKTGEELLDLMENMNREKQITFVFSSHDPQVIERAHRLITLKDGQIVEDKKQK; encoded by the coding sequence ATGTCCATCATTCGCACAGAAAACCTGGAAAAAACCTATCAGGACAACGGTGTTCCGGTGAAAGCCTTGCGCAGCGTTTCGATGACGATTGAGCCGGGTGAATTTACCGTGATTGCCGGTCCGTCCGGTTCCGGGAAAACCACACTGCTCAACCTCATCGGTGCACTGGATGTGCCCACCGCTGGAACCGTGATGTTGGAAAATGCGGTTCTCGCCGAGCTTTCCCGCGATCAGCTCAGCGATTTGCGGCTGCGCAAAATCGGATTCGTATTTCAGGCATATAACCTTATTCCGGTGCTTAGCGCTATTGAAAATGTCGAGTTCACGATGGTGCTCAGCGGTGTTTCCGAAAAAGATCGCACCGAACGCGCAATGAAAGTGCTCAATGAATTGGGCATCGGCGAGTTGGCGAACAAACGTCCCAACGAAATGAGCGGCGGACAGCAGCAGCGGGTGGCGGTTGCCCGCGCGATCGTCAACGATCCGGCGCTGGTGCTCGCGGACGAACCCACTGCCAACCTCGATTCCAAAACCGGTGAAGAATTGCTCGATTTGATGGAAAATATGAATCGCGAAAAGCAGATCACATTTGTGTTTTCCTCCCACGATCCGCAGGTGATCGAACGCGCTCACCGGTTGATCACATTAAAAGATGGTCAAATTGTTGAAGATAAAAAGCAGAAATAG
- a CDS encoding ABC transporter permease, with the protein MLLKLAWRNIWRNSRRSMIVLVSIIVGMICVILYDALSVGVIHQMLNNQVGAHVSHIQIHKNGFNDNKLLQNYLPEPDSVAALLARQPQITAFSRRVITYGIISSPTSSSGISLIGIEPEQESQVTDIKKMMVEGSYLGDGKRDIVVGKALAEKLDVGIGDKVVAMASRIDGSIGSDVFRISGLFETFNSEFDKISVYISLANAQKMLAFDNRISEIAMVIHEMENAASVKKVLAGKLNDSENPPQYEVLTFRELLPLLVMQVDVYRESISVFYGIVALAMLFGIVNTMLMSVLERTQEFGVLMAMGMKNRRIFKMVLLEAFLLSVLGTLVGIGLSYVFYLPLANSGIDLSAFSAGLDSFGTGSIIYPVYTLEGLLNGLLIVPIAAVIGAVYPARKAMKLVPIEAIRKV; encoded by the coding sequence ATGCTGCTAAAACTCGCATGGCGAAACATTTGGCGTAACAGCCGCCGCTCGATGATTGTGCTGGTTTCCATCATCGTCGGGATGATTTGCGTGATTTTATACGACGCGCTATCTGTTGGGGTGATACACCAGATGCTCAACAATCAGGTGGGCGCGCATGTGTCGCACATTCAGATTCACAAAAACGGATTCAACGATAACAAACTGCTCCAAAATTATTTGCCGGAGCCCGACTCCGTTGCCGCGCTGTTGGCACGCCAGCCACAGATTACCGCCTTTTCCCGCCGGGTGATCACTTACGGCATCATCAGCAGCCCGACGAGTTCATCCGGTATTTCGCTGATCGGCATCGAGCCGGAACAGGAATCGCAGGTTACGGACATCAAAAAAATGATGGTCGAAGGCAGCTATTTGGGCGATGGCAAACGGGATATTGTCGTAGGCAAAGCGTTGGCGGAAAAGCTCGATGTGGGCATCGGCGACAAAGTTGTGGCAATGGCATCGCGGATCGATGGCAGCATCGGCTCGGATGTGTTTCGCATTTCCGGACTGTTCGAAACGTTCAATTCCGAATTCGATAAAATCAGTGTTTACATCAGTTTAGCGAATGCCCAAAAAATGTTGGCGTTTGACAATCGCATTTCGGAAATAGCGATGGTGATTCACGAAATGGAGAACGCCGCTTCAGTCAAAAAAGTGCTCGCCGGCAAATTGAACGATTCGGAAAATCCGCCGCAATACGAGGTGCTCACCTTTCGCGAATTGCTGCCGCTGCTGGTGATGCAGGTGGATGTTTATCGCGAATCGATCAGCGTGTTTTACGGCATCGTCGCGCTGGCGATGCTGTTCGGCATCGTCAATACCATGCTGATGTCCGTTTTGGAACGCACCCAGGAATTTGGCGTGCTGATGGCAATGGGAATGAAAAATCGCCGCATTTTCAAAATGGTTCTGCTCGAAGCGTTTTTGCTGAGCGTGTTGGGCACGTTGGTCGGTATCGGGCTGAGTTATGTGTTTTATCTGCCATTGGCGAATTCCGGCATCGATTTGAGCGCATTTTCCGCCGGACTGGATTCGTTTGGTACCGGCAGCATCATTTATCCGGTTTACACGCTGGAAGGGCTGCTCAACGGGTTGCTGATTGTGCCCATCGCCGCGGTAATCGGCGCGGTTTATCCGGCACGCAAAGCCATGAAACTGGTGCCCATCGAAGCCATCCGGAAAGTGTAA
- a CDS encoding ABC transporter permease, whose product MLLKLAWRNVWRNKRRSVITILAVAFAAMLCLAMRGLQIGTYELNIINSVELFSGYLQIQKKGYQERPSLQKSFRFDDKLRELCAQTGHIVAVTPRVLGDGLISFRDQSQGTAIIAVDPQTELQVSTILTKISAGEMFTKPDGDDIVVGYKLLDNLKADIGDTVVVLSQGFDGSLGNLKFRISGTLKTGAQELDRMAIVMGIATAQELLAMYGRINAVAIKLDDIDAIPSVKKSLNNAIAENNLIAMSWNEIMPEMEQAIELDSIGGILFLGILVLIVAFGITNTILMSVTERFREFGVTLAIGMPQLRLLVQVLLETTFIILIGLVLGNLLGLAINAYMVANPITFGGEFADLYAEYGFLPQLKSSLALSIFININLTIFVISLIACIYPLLKVYRLAPLKGIRYT is encoded by the coding sequence ATGCTCCTCAAACTTGCCTGGCGAAATGTTTGGCGAAACAAACGGCGGTCGGTGATCACCATTTTGGCTGTGGCGTTTGCGGCAATGCTTTGCCTCGCGATGCGCGGATTGCAAATCGGCACGTACGAGTTGAACATCATCAACAGTGTGGAGCTGTTCAGTGGCTATTTGCAAATACAGAAAAAGGGCTACCAGGAACGACCGTCGCTGCAAAAAAGCTTTCGTTTCGATGACAAACTGCGCGAACTGTGCGCACAAACCGGACACATCGTGGCGGTTACGCCGCGCGTTCTCGGCGACGGGCTGATCAGCTTTCGCGACCAGTCGCAGGGCACGGCGATCATCGCGGTTGATCCGCAAACTGAGTTGCAGGTGAGCACTATTCTCACCAAAATCAGCGCCGGCGAAATGTTCACCAAACCGGATGGCGACGATATTGTGGTGGGTTACAAGCTGCTCGACAATTTAAAAGCTGACATTGGCGACACGGTTGTGGTGCTCTCGCAGGGATTCGACGGATCGCTCGGCAACCTCAAATTCCGCATTTCCGGAACGCTAAAAACCGGCGCGCAGGAACTCGACCGAATGGCAATTGTGATGGGCATCGCCACAGCGCAGGAGTTGCTGGCGATGTATGGGCGCATTAACGCCGTTGCGATAAAACTGGACGATATCGACGCAATTCCGTCAGTGAAAAAATCGCTAAACAACGCCATTGCAGAAAATAATTTGATCGCAATGAGCTGGAACGAGATCATGCCGGAGATGGAACAGGCTATCGAACTGGACAGCATCGGCGGGATTTTATTTCTCGGCATTTTGGTGCTGATTGTGGCATTTGGCATCACCAATACTATTCTAATGTCCGTGACCGAACGTTTCCGCGAGTTTGGCGTCACGCTCGCCATCGGCATGCCGCAACTGCGATTGCTGGTGCAAGTGCTGCTGGAAACGACATTTATTATTCTGATCGGGCTGGTGCTCGGCAATTTGCTCGGGCTCGCCATCAACGCATACATGGTTGCCAATCCGATCACTTTCGGCGGCGAATTTGCGGATTTGTATGCCGAATACGGTTTTCTGCCGCAACTGAAATCGTCACTTGCGCTGTCGATTTTCATCAACATCAACCTGACCATTTTTGTCATTTCGCTGATCGCTTGCATTTATCCGCTGTTAAAAGTGTATCGCCTCGCACCGTTGAAAGGCATTCGTTACACTTAA
- a CDS encoding outer membrane lipoprotein-sorting protein yields MQKIILLMCLIATSVLAQTAEEIIRKAEDAVKGETAHGIIEMTVVTPDYTREMRMESWWIGNEKALIVTEKPRKEAGNKTLKIGNEMWNYLKNTETTIKIPPSMMLQSWNGSDFTNDDLVRESNLIEDYDQQLAGTDTVQGANCWKVELLPKPDAPVVWGKLLYWVRQQDFLPARVEYFDESGELIRYLDYRDYQQMGDRKIPAKWVMHNVDKPGRRTEIRLVEMAFDVKIPDRIFSFRELERGR; encoded by the coding sequence ATGCAAAAAATAATTCTATTGATGTGTCTGATCGCCACTTCGGTTCTGGCGCAAACTGCCGAAGAAATTATCCGCAAAGCGGAAGATGCGGTCAAAGGTGAAACTGCCCACGGCATTATCGAAATGACCGTTGTGACGCCCGATTACACCCGGGAAATGCGCATGGAAAGCTGGTGGATCGGCAACGAAAAAGCGCTGATCGTCACCGAAAAACCCCGAAAAGAAGCCGGCAACAAAACCCTGAAAATCGGGAACGAGATGTGGAATTATCTCAAAAATACCGAAACGACCATCAAAATTCCGCCGTCGATGATGCTGCAATCGTGGAACGGTTCGGATTTCACCAATGATGACCTCGTTCGCGAATCCAATTTAATTGAAGATTACGACCAACAACTGGCCGGCACGGATACGGTGCAGGGCGCAAACTGCTGGAAAGTTGAACTGTTGCCCAAACCGGATGCGCCGGTAGTTTGGGGTAAGTTGCTGTATTGGGTGAGACAGCAGGATTTTCTACCCGCGCGAGTGGAATATTTTGACGAATCCGGTGAACTGATTCGCTACCTCGATTACCGCGATTACCAACAGATGGGCGACCGCAAAATTCCCGCCAAATGGGTGATGCACAACGTCGATAAACCGGGACGTCGCACCGAAATCCGGCTCGTCGAAATGGCGTTCGATGTGAAAATACCCGACCGGATTTTCTCCTTCCGCGAACTCGAACGCGGCCGGTAG